In the genome of Streptomyces sp. V2I9, one region contains:
- a CDS encoding SURF1 family protein, which translates to MYRFLLTRQWVILTLLGLVLIPTMIELGFWQFHRHEHRVEQNALISRNLDARPVPVTELTSPGHTVPRADYWRAVTATGTFDTEHEVVVRRRTSDDDRIGVHVLTPLDLKGGGTVLVNRGWVPAAPNQTAYPDVPPAPRGEVTVTGRLKADETTGSSGIKDLAGLPDRQVMLINSDQQSQLLSRTVLGGYIEQTEPAPSGDLPEQIARPDDSSIGPHMAYAVQWWLFVAAVPVGWIILVRREKRDREQAAAGSTTAGAAEEPAPASA; encoded by the coding sequence GTGTACCGCTTCCTGTTGACCCGGCAGTGGGTGATTCTCACCCTGCTCGGCCTCGTGCTGATCCCGACGATGATCGAGCTGGGTTTCTGGCAGTTCCACCGGCACGAGCACCGGGTCGAGCAGAACGCGTTGATCTCGCGGAACCTCGACGCGCGGCCGGTCCCGGTCACCGAACTCACCTCCCCCGGCCACACCGTCCCCCGGGCGGACTACTGGCGGGCGGTCACCGCCACCGGCACGTTCGACACCGAGCACGAGGTGGTCGTGCGCCGCCGGACCTCGGACGACGACCGCATCGGCGTCCACGTCCTGACCCCGCTGGACCTCAAGGGCGGCGGCACGGTCCTGGTCAACCGGGGCTGGGTCCCGGCCGCGCCGAACCAGACCGCCTACCCCGACGTGCCGCCGGCGCCGCGGGGCGAAGTGACCGTCACCGGCCGTCTCAAGGCGGACGAGACGACCGGCAGCAGCGGCATCAAGGACCTGGCCGGGCTGCCCGACCGGCAGGTGATGCTGATCAACAGCGACCAGCAGTCCCAGCTGCTGTCCCGGACGGTCCTCGGCGGTTACATCGAGCAGACCGAGCCCGCGCCCTCGGGTGACCTGCCCGAGCAGATCGCCCGCCCCGACGACAGCTCGATCGGCCCGCACATGGCGTACGCCGTCCAGTGGTGGCTGTTCGTCGCCGCCGTCCCGGTCGGCTGGATCATCCTCGTGCGCCGCGAGAAGCGCGACCGGGAGCAGGCCGCGGCCGGGAGCACGACGGCCGGAGCCGCCGAGGAGCCCGCACCGGCGAGCGCGTGA
- a CDS encoding glycoside hydrolase family 15 protein, which yields MTPRIEDYALIGDLQTAALVGRNGSVDWLCLPRFDSGACFAALLGTEENGHWRIAPAGTAASDVCTRRSYVKDSLVLETYWETRTGTVKVIDFMPQRDASPDLMRIVEGVSGTVDMRSVLRLRFDFGSVVPWVRKSHGHRVAVAGPDSVWLRSEPPVKTWGQQFSTCSSFTVSEGESVAFVLTWHPSHSPRPKLIDPHKALEHTVHDWAKWTGRCTYEGPYREAVMRSLITLKALTYAPTGGIVAAPTTSLPEEIGGVRNWDYRFCWLRDATLTLGAMLSAGYLKEAEAWRDWLLRAVAGDPADLQIMYGLAGERRLPETELPWLAGYEHSRPVRTGNAAVRQRQLDVYGEVIDALRLARVAGLDDKPHAWNLQLSLLGFLESSWREPDEGLWEIRGARRHFVHSKVMAWVAADRAVRTLEENPELPGDAERWRAMRDAVHAEVCEKGYDAERNTFTQSYGSRELDAATLLIVRTGFLPPDDPRVIGTVDAVRDELGSGGLVRRYSTEGASVDGLPGDEGTFIVCSFWLVDALHRTGRAREARELFERLLELRNDMGLLAEEYDVSAGRQLGNFPQAFSHIGLVNSAVDLAGEDPAG from the coding sequence GTGACCCCACGTATCGAGGACTACGCCCTGATCGGCGATCTCCAGACCGCCGCGCTCGTCGGCAGGAACGGTTCCGTCGACTGGCTCTGCCTGCCGCGCTTCGACTCCGGCGCCTGTTTCGCCGCACTGCTCGGCACCGAGGAGAACGGCCACTGGCGCATCGCCCCCGCGGGTACGGCGGCATCGGACGTCTGCACCCGGCGCTCCTATGTGAAGGACTCGCTGGTCCTGGAGACGTACTGGGAGACGCGGACCGGCACGGTGAAGGTCATCGACTTCATGCCGCAGCGCGACGCGTCACCGGATCTGATGCGGATCGTCGAGGGCGTCAGCGGCACGGTGGACATGCGCTCGGTGCTGCGGCTGCGCTTCGACTTCGGCTCGGTGGTGCCCTGGGTGCGGAAGTCGCACGGCCACCGGGTGGCGGTCGCCGGCCCCGACTCCGTGTGGCTGCGCAGCGAACCGCCGGTCAAGACGTGGGGCCAGCAGTTCAGCACCTGCTCCTCGTTCACCGTCTCCGAGGGCGAGAGCGTGGCGTTCGTGCTCACCTGGCACCCGTCGCACTCGCCGCGCCCGAAGCTGATCGACCCGCACAAGGCGCTCGAGCACACGGTGCACGACTGGGCCAAGTGGACCGGGCGGTGCACCTACGAGGGCCCCTACCGCGAGGCCGTGATGCGCTCCCTGATCACCCTGAAGGCGCTGACGTACGCCCCGACGGGCGGGATCGTGGCGGCCCCGACGACCTCGCTGCCGGAGGAGATCGGCGGCGTACGGAACTGGGACTACCGCTTCTGCTGGCTGCGGGACGCCACGCTGACGCTCGGGGCGATGCTGTCGGCCGGCTATCTGAAGGAGGCGGAGGCCTGGCGGGACTGGCTGCTGCGGGCGGTAGCCGGGGACCCGGCGGACCTCCAGATCATGTACGGACTGGCGGGCGAGCGCAGGCTGCCCGAGACGGAACTGCCCTGGCTCGCCGGGTACGAGCACTCCCGGCCGGTCCGCACCGGTAACGCGGCTGTCCGCCAGCGCCAGCTCGACGTGTACGGCGAGGTCATCGACGCGCTCCGGCTCGCCCGCGTCGCCGGTCTCGACGACAAGCCGCACGCCTGGAACCTCCAGCTCAGCCTGCTCGGCTTCCTGGAGTCCAGCTGGCGCGAACCGGACGAGGGGCTGTGGGAGATCCGTGGCGCCCGCCGGCACTTCGTGCACTCCAAGGTGATGGCCTGGGTCGCCGCGGACCGGGCCGTGCGCACCCTGGAGGAGAACCCGGAGCTGCCCGGCGACGCGGAGCGCTGGCGGGCGATGCGGGACGCCGTGCACGCGGAGGTCTGCGAGAAGGGGTACGACGCCGAGCGGAACACCTTCACCCAGTCCTACGGGTCGCGGGAGCTGGACGCCGCGACGCTGCTCATCGTGCGGACCGGGTTCCTGCCGCCGGACGACCCGCGGGTGATCGGCACGGTCGACGCGGTCCGCGACGAGCTGGGCAGCGGCGGCCTGGTCCGCCGCTACTCCACCGAGGGCGCCTCCGTGGACGGACTGCCCGGCGACGAGGGCACGTTCATCGTCTGCTCGTTCTGGCTGGTCGACGCGTTGCACCGGACCGGGAGGGCCCGGGAGGCGCGGGAGCTGTTCGAGCGTCTGCTGGAGCTGCGCAACGACATGGGGCTGCTGGCCGAGGAGTACGACGTGTCGGCGGGCCGCCAGCTGGGCAACTTCCCCCAGGCGTTCAGCCACATCGGACTGGTGAACTCCGCGGTCGACCTCGCCGGGGAGGACCCGGCAGGATAG
- a CDS encoding SDR family oxidoreductase yields the protein MDLGLKDRVYVVTGATRGLGNATARALAADGAKVIITGRDEPSVVEAAAELGPDVVGVAADNADPSAAQRLVDTARERFGRLDGVLVSVGGPAPGFLADNTDDQWQTAFETVFLGAVRLARTAAAALGEGGVIGFVLSGSVHEPIAGLTISNGLRPGLAGFAKSLADELGPRGIRVVGVLPARIDTDRVRELDALSGDAEAARTANEARIPLRRYGTPEEFGKTAAFLLSPAASYLTGIMVPVDGGARHGF from the coding sequence ATGGATCTTGGACTGAAGGACCGCGTCTACGTCGTCACCGGAGCGACCAGGGGCCTCGGCAACGCCACGGCCCGCGCACTGGCCGCGGACGGCGCGAAAGTGATCATCACCGGCCGGGACGAGCCGTCCGTCGTGGAGGCCGCCGCCGAGCTGGGCCCGGACGTGGTGGGGGTCGCCGCCGACAATGCCGACCCGAGCGCCGCCCAGCGCCTCGTGGACACCGCGCGGGAACGCTTCGGACGGCTCGACGGCGTCCTCGTCAGCGTCGGCGGACCCGCCCCCGGCTTCCTCGCGGACAACACGGACGACCAGTGGCAGACGGCGTTCGAGACGGTGTTCCTGGGGGCGGTACGGCTGGCCCGGACGGCGGCGGCGGCGCTCGGCGAGGGCGGCGTGATCGGATTCGTGCTCTCCGGGTCGGTGCACGAGCCGATCGCGGGGCTGACCATCTCCAACGGGCTGCGCCCCGGTCTCGCCGGTTTCGCCAAGTCGCTCGCCGACGAGCTGGGGCCGCGCGGCATCCGGGTGGTCGGCGTGCTGCCCGCCCGGATCGACACCGACCGGGTCCGTGAGCTGGACGCCCTGTCCGGCGACGCGGAGGCGGCCCGTACCGCGAACGAGGCGCGGATTCCGTTGCGGCGCTACGGGACGCCCGAGGAGTTCGGGAAGACCGCCGCCTTCCTGCTCTCCCCCGCCGCCTCGTACCTCACGGGCATCATGGTCCCGGTCGACGGCGGGGCCCGGCACGGCTTCTGA
- the amaP gene encoding alkaline shock response membrane anchor protein AmaP: MRSTVNRVLLALAGLVLAVLGAAVLAVGLGASAPTWWPWDAKGDVLLSTAARHRWRDEGWWWPTVIAVLAVLVVLALWWFLAQLRRGRLAEVLVDSGDGEGARLRGRALEDVLADEAGALDGVARARTMLTGRRTAPRARIRLLTEPHAAPRETLNAVADGALRHARESAGLAELPAEVRLKAVKHRATRVS; encoded by the coding sequence ATGCGTTCCACCGTCAACCGGGTCCTGCTGGCCCTGGCCGGACTGGTGCTCGCCGTCCTCGGCGCAGCCGTGCTCGCCGTGGGCCTCGGCGCGTCCGCGCCGACCTGGTGGCCCTGGGACGCCAAGGGCGACGTGCTGCTCAGCACGGCCGCCCGGCACCGCTGGCGCGACGAGGGCTGGTGGTGGCCGACGGTGATCGCGGTCCTCGCCGTCCTGGTGGTCCTCGCCCTGTGGTGGTTCCTCGCCCAGCTCCGCCGCGGCCGCCTCGCGGAGGTCCTGGTGGACAGCGGCGACGGCGAAGGGGCCCGGCTGCGGGGCCGCGCCCTGGAGGACGTGCTCGCCGACGAGGCGGGCGCGCTGGACGGAGTGGCCCGCGCCCGGACGATGCTGACCGGCCGCCGGACGGCGCCCCGCGCCAGGATCCGGCTGCTGACGGAACCGCACGCCGCGCCGCGGGAGACCCTGAACGCGGTCGCGGACGGAGCGCTGAGGCACGCCAGGGAATCGGCCGGGCTGGCCGAACTCCCCGCCGAGGTACGGCTCAAGGCCGTCAAGCACCGCGCGACGCGGGTCTCCTGA
- a CDS encoding DUF6286 domain-containing protein, whose protein sequence is MTEPGEPTGSTRRMPTAEHHEGDASAETPSAARETVPTLEQGDGDRTGRFWSARRIPAALVALVILGGAGLLLYDIAAVRAGHPAMQWRRSLADGLAERHLDDVAMFIGAGVAAALGLWLILLALTPGLRHLLPMRRDRAGVHAGLDRTAAALVLRDRAVEVSGVQSVRVGMGRRKAKVRALSHFRELDDVTADLNSALEKAVRELGLAKPPALSVQVHRPPKKG, encoded by the coding sequence ATGACCGAGCCCGGCGAACCGACCGGCTCCACCCGGCGGATGCCCACCGCGGAGCACCACGAGGGCGACGCGTCCGCGGAGACGCCCTCCGCCGCCCGCGAAACGGTCCCGACCCTCGAACAGGGCGACGGCGACCGGACGGGCCGCTTCTGGTCCGCGCGCCGCATCCCCGCCGCCCTGGTGGCCCTCGTGATCCTGGGCGGAGCCGGACTGCTGCTCTACGACATCGCGGCCGTACGGGCCGGCCACCCCGCCATGCAGTGGCGGCGCTCCCTCGCGGACGGCCTGGCCGAACGGCACCTGGACGACGTGGCGATGTTCATCGGGGCGGGCGTCGCCGCGGCGCTCGGCCTCTGGCTGATCCTGCTGGCCCTCACCCCCGGACTGCGCCACCTGCTGCCGATGCGCCGCGACCGCGCGGGCGTCCACGCCGGACTCGACCGCACCGCCGCCGCACTGGTCCTGCGGGACCGCGCCGTGGAGGTGTCCGGGGTGCAGTCCGTACGGGTCGGGATGGGGCGGCGGAAGGCGAAGGTGCGCGCGCTCTCGCACTTCCGGGAACTCGACGACGTGACGGCCGACCTGAACTCCGCGCTGGAGAAGGCCGTACGGGAACTGGGCCTGGCGAAGCCGCCGGCCCTCTCCGTCCAGGTGCACCGACCGCCGAAGAAGGGATGA
- a CDS encoding Asp23/Gls24 family envelope stress response protein, which produces MTAVNGRVAAAERGETRIADRVVAKIAAQAAKEAVGEPPADGSSPRATVTVHRDTARVRVSLELRYPSDVGRQCGAVRRRVAQRVKTLAGMEVPEVAVQVERLHPAAAGAAAQGRIR; this is translated from the coding sequence GTGACGGCGGTGAACGGCCGGGTCGCCGCCGCCGAACGCGGCGAGACCCGGATCGCCGACCGCGTCGTCGCCAAGATCGCTGCCCAGGCGGCGAAGGAGGCCGTCGGCGAACCACCGGCGGACGGGTCCTCGCCGCGCGCGACGGTCACCGTGCACCGGGACACCGCGCGGGTCCGGGTCAGCCTGGAGCTGCGCTACCCCAGTGATGTCGGCCGCCAGTGCGGCGCCGTCCGCCGCCGTGTCGCCCAACGGGTCAAGACGCTCGCCGGGATGGAGGTGCCCGAGGTGGCCGTGCAGGTCGAACGGCTGCACCCGGCCGCCGCCGGCGCCGCCGCACAGGGGAGGATCCGATGA
- a CDS encoding Asp23/Gls24 family envelope stress response protein yields the protein MTESSQRTNPDSGTGGKALGKRGGGDPGTRGRTTIADGVVEKIAGMAARDVSGVHAMGSGLSRTFGAVRDKVPGGGKSVTRGVKAEVGESQAALDLEIVVEYGVAISGVARDVRENVVAAVERMTGLEVVEVNIAVSDVKLPDEDDDDDQSEQRVQ from the coding sequence ATGACTGAAAGCTCCCAGCGCACCAACCCCGACAGCGGCACGGGCGGCAAGGCCCTCGGTAAGCGTGGCGGCGGCGATCCGGGCACCCGTGGCCGTACCACCATCGCCGACGGCGTCGTCGAGAAGATCGCCGGAATGGCGGCGCGCGACGTGTCCGGCGTCCACGCGATGGGCAGCGGCCTCTCGCGGACGTTCGGCGCCGTCCGCGACAAGGTCCCCGGCGGTGGGAAGTCCGTCACCCGCGGGGTGAAGGCGGAGGTCGGCGAGTCCCAGGCCGCCCTCGACCTGGAGATCGTCGTCGAGTACGGCGTGGCCATCTCCGGGGTGGCCCGTGACGTACGCGAGAACGTCGTCGCCGCGGTGGAACGCATGACCGGCCTCGAAGTCGTCGAGGTCAACATCGCGGTCAGCGACGTCAAGCTGCCGGACGAGGACGACGATGACGACCAGTCCGAACAGCGTGTCCAGTAG
- a CDS encoding enoyl-CoA hydratase/isomerase family protein: protein MTSFDTVLDKDGVRLTVDDAVATVTLTNPAKRNAQSPALWRALTEAGRALPGTVRVVTLRGEGKSFSAGLDRQAFTPEGFDGEPSFLDMARGPEAELDAIIAEYQEAFTWWRRNDLVSIATVQGHAIGAGFQLALACDLRIVAEDVQFAMRETSLGLVPDLTGTHPLVHLVGYARALEICATGRFVHADEAERTGLANLVVPADQLDAAARDLAAALVAAPRDAVVETKALLAGALTRDFEQQRVAERAAQGRRLRDLAGITD, encoded by the coding sequence ATGACCTCGTTCGACACTGTGCTCGACAAGGACGGCGTACGGCTCACCGTCGACGACGCCGTCGCCACGGTGACGCTCACCAACCCGGCCAAGCGCAACGCTCAGTCTCCCGCTCTGTGGCGGGCGTTGACAGAGGCCGGACGGGCGCTGCCCGGCACGGTGCGGGTCGTGACGCTGCGCGGTGAGGGCAAGTCCTTCTCCGCCGGCCTCGACCGCCAGGCGTTCACGCCCGAGGGCTTCGACGGCGAGCCGTCGTTCCTCGACATGGCGCGCGGCCCCGAGGCGGAACTCGACGCCATCATCGCCGAGTACCAGGAGGCGTTCACCTGGTGGCGCCGCAACGACCTCGTGTCGATCGCGACGGTCCAGGGGCACGCCATCGGCGCCGGCTTCCAGCTCGCCCTCGCCTGCGACCTGCGCATCGTCGCCGAGGACGTGCAGTTCGCCATGCGCGAGACCAGCCTCGGCCTCGTTCCCGACCTCACGGGCACCCACCCCCTGGTGCACCTCGTGGGGTACGCCCGCGCGCTCGAGATCTGTGCCACCGGCCGCTTCGTGCACGCCGACGAGGCCGAGCGCACCGGCCTGGCCAACCTCGTGGTCCCCGCCGACCAGCTCGACGCTGCCGCCCGCGATCTCGCCGCCGCCCTGGTGGCGGCGCCCCGCGACGCCGTCGTGGAGACGAAGGCGCTCCTCGCCGGGGCGCTCACCCGCGACTTCGAACAGCAGCGCGTCGCCGAGCGGGCCGCCCAGGGTCGCCGCCTCCGCGACCTGGCGGGCATCACCGACTAG
- a CDS encoding helix-turn-helix domain-containing protein: MAETLKKGSRVTGAARDKLAADLKKKYDSGASIRALAEETGRSYGFVHRMLSESGVTLRGRGGATRGKKAASA; encoded by the coding sequence GTGGCCGAGACTCTGAAGAAGGGCAGCCGGGTGACCGGCGCCGCGCGTGACAAGCTCGCGGCAGACCTGAAGAAGAAGTACGACTCCGGTGCGAGCATCAGGGCGCTGGCCGAGGAAACCGGCCGCTCCTACGGGTTCGTCCACCGGATGCTCAGTGAGTCCGGAGTGACGCTGCGGGGACGCGGCGGCGCGACGCGGGGCAAGAAGGCCGCTTCGGCCTGA
- a CDS encoding ABC-F family ATP-binding cassette domain-containing protein, with translation MITASGIELRAGARILIESASFRIAKGDRIGLVGRNGAGKTTLTKCLAGEGTPAAGTITKSGEVGYLPQDPRTGDLDVLARDRILSARGLDEILRKMHENEDRMANGKGATREKAMKKYERLETEFLTKGGYAAEAEAATIAAALNLPDRVLGQPLHTLSGGQRRRVELARILFSDADTLLLDEPTNHLDADSIVWLRDYLKSYRGGFVVISHDVELVETVVNKVFYLDANRSQIDVYNMGWKLYQQQREADEKRRKRERQNAEKKAAALNSQADKMRAKATKTVAAQNMAKRADRLLAGLEAVRVSDKVAKLRFPEPAPCGKTPLMAEGLSKSYGSLEIFTDVDLAIDKGSRVVILGLNGAGKTTLLRLLGGAEKPDTGEVIQGHGLKLGYYAQEHETLDPERTVLENMRSAAPDLDLVEVRKTLGSFLFSGDDVDKPAGVLSGGEKTRLALATLVVSSANVLLLDEPTNNLDPASREEILGALRTYKGAVVLVTHDEGAVEALQPERIILLPDGVEDLWGADYRDLVALA, from the coding sequence GTGATCACCGCCTCCGGCATCGAGCTGCGCGCCGGCGCCCGCATCCTCATCGAATCCGCCTCCTTCCGCATCGCCAAGGGCGACCGCATCGGCCTCGTCGGCCGCAACGGAGCGGGCAAGACCACCCTCACCAAGTGCCTGGCGGGCGAGGGCACCCCCGCCGCGGGCACCATCACCAAGTCCGGCGAGGTGGGCTACCTCCCGCAGGATCCGCGCACCGGCGACCTCGACGTCCTCGCCCGCGACCGCATCCTCTCCGCCCGCGGTCTCGACGAGATCCTGCGCAAGATGCACGAGAACGAGGACCGGATGGCGAACGGCAAGGGCGCCACCCGCGAGAAGGCGATGAAGAAGTACGAGCGCCTGGAGACGGAGTTCCTCACCAAGGGCGGGTACGCCGCCGAGGCCGAGGCCGCCACCATCGCCGCCGCGCTCAACCTGCCCGACCGGGTCCTCGGCCAGCCCCTGCACACGCTCTCCGGCGGTCAGCGCCGCCGCGTCGAGCTGGCCCGCATCCTCTTCTCGGACGCCGACACCCTCCTCCTGGACGAGCCGACCAACCACCTCGACGCCGACTCCATCGTCTGGCTGCGCGACTACCTCAAGTCCTACCGGGGCGGTTTCGTCGTGATCTCCCACGACGTGGAACTGGTCGAGACGGTCGTCAACAAGGTCTTCTACCTCGACGCCAACCGCTCCCAGATCGACGTCTACAACATGGGCTGGAAGCTCTACCAGCAGCAGCGCGAAGCCGACGAGAAGCGCCGCAAGCGCGAGCGCCAGAACGCCGAGAAGAAGGCCGCCGCACTCAACTCGCAGGCCGACAAGATGCGCGCCAAGGCGACCAAGACCGTCGCCGCCCAGAACATGGCCAAGCGGGCCGACCGGCTGCTGGCCGGCCTGGAGGCCGTCCGCGTCTCCGACAAGGTCGCCAAGCTGCGCTTCCCCGAGCCCGCCCCCTGCGGCAAGACCCCGCTGATGGCGGAGGGCCTGTCGAAGTCGTACGGCTCGCTCGAGATCTTCACCGACGTCGACCTCGCCATCGACAAGGGGTCCCGCGTCGTCATCCTCGGCCTCAACGGCGCGGGCAAGACCACGCTGCTGCGCCTGCTCGGCGGCGCGGAGAAGCCCGACACGGGCGAGGTCATCCAGGGCCACGGCCTCAAGCTCGGCTACTACGCCCAGGAGCACGAGACCCTCGACCCGGAGCGCACGGTCCTGGAGAACATGCGCTCCGCCGCCCCGGACCTCGACCTCGTGGAGGTCCGCAAGACGCTCGGCTCCTTCCTCTTCTCCGGCGACGACGTCGACAAGCCCGCGGGCGTGCTCTCCGGCGGTGAGAAGACCCGGCTCGCGCTGGCGACCCTGGTCGTCTCCTCCGCCAACGTGCTCCTGCTCGACGAGCCGACGAACAACCTCGACCCCGCCAGCCGCGAGGAGATCCTCGGGGCGCTGCGCACCTACAAGGGCGCGGTCGTCCTCGTCACCCACGACGAGGGCGCGGTCGAGGCGCTCCAGCCGGAGCGGATCATCCTGCTTCCGGACGGGGTCGAGGACCTCTGGGGAGCGGACTACCGCGACCTCGTCGCGCTCGCCTGA
- a CDS encoding VOC family protein has translation MASATTGVATVCPTILYEDAKAAIRTLTQGLGFTEEAVHTGEDGSVLHAELSQGNGRVMLGSKGRGGVFARAMAGAGPAGVYVVVDEVDEHWARAREFGVEILMEPTDQDYGSRDYMARDAEGNVWSFGTYAPGSG, from the coding sequence ATGGCGAGTGCGACGACCGGGGTGGCGACGGTCTGCCCGACGATCCTGTACGAGGACGCGAAGGCGGCGATCAGGACGCTGACGCAGGGGCTCGGCTTCACCGAGGAAGCGGTCCACACGGGCGAGGACGGCAGCGTGCTCCACGCCGAGCTGTCCCAGGGCAACGGCAGGGTGATGCTCGGCTCAAAGGGGCGCGGGGGCGTGTTCGCGCGGGCGATGGCGGGTGCGGGCCCGGCGGGGGTGTACGTGGTGGTGGACGAGGTGGACGAGCACTGGGCCCGCGCCAGGGAGTTCGGGGTGGAGATCCTGATGGAGCCCACCGATCAGGACTACGGCTCCCGCGACTACATGGCGCGGGACGCCGAGGGCAATGTGTGGAGCTTCGGGACGTACGCGCCGGGATCCGGCTGA